The proteins below are encoded in one region of Polynucleobacter sp. AP-Elch-400A-B2:
- a CDS encoding integration host factor subunit alpha, producing the protein MNDLVSNDTVTKNELSEALFDQVGLNKREAKDMIDAFFDRIGKSLETGVEVKISGFGNFQLRNKSARPGRNPKTGQMIPIAARRVVTFHASQKLKDVVESHARENSI; encoded by the coding sequence ATGAATGATTTAGTTAGCAACGATACCGTTACCAAGAATGAGCTCTCGGAAGCTCTCTTTGATCAAGTTGGCTTAAATAAGCGCGAAGCCAAGGATATGATTGACGCCTTCTTTGACCGTATTGGGAAATCTCTCGAGACAGGCGTTGAGGTAAAGATTTCTGGATTTGGTAATTTCCAGCTACGCAATAAATCTGCCCGTCCAGGTCGTAATCCGAAAACCGGTCAAATGATTCCAATTGCAGCCCGTCGCGTTGTAACATTTCATGCAAGCCAAAAGCTCAAGGATGTAGTTGAGTCTCATGCTCGAGAAAACAGCATTTGA
- a CDS encoding MerR family transcriptional regulator produces the protein MLEKTAFDAGSVLLSSQLPPIPAKRYFTIGEVSDLCGVRSHVLRYWEQEFTQLSPQKRRGNRRYYQHHEVVLIRKIRALLYEEGFTISGARNRLDEARGELRLRDELQAVLQILSK, from the coding sequence ATGCTCGAGAAAACAGCATTTGATGCTGGGTCGGTGCTGCTAAGTTCGCAGCTCCCCCCAATTCCCGCTAAGCGTTATTTCACTATCGGTGAGGTATCTGACCTTTGCGGCGTTCGTTCTCATGTATTGCGCTATTGGGAGCAAGAGTTCACCCAATTAAGTCCGCAAAAGCGTCGCGGTAATCGTCGCTACTATCAACATCATGAAGTTGTCCTAATTCGCAAGATTAGGGCGCTTTTATATGAAGAGGGCTTCACAATCAGTGGCGCCCGCAATCGCCTTGATGAGGCTCGTGGTGAGCTTCGCTTGCGCGATGAGTTGCAAGCTGTCCTGCAAATTCTCTCTAAATAG
- a CDS encoding PaaI family thioesterase: protein MTSNSNNTTYFGLTIPFLAHLGVVPEYAEGGKSRISLVIKPEFENSFQIAHGGVVMTLLDFAMGAAARSTVNQQLGAMTIDMNVSFLRPSIGKIVVEGSVLKFGKTIHYCEAVVLNEAGEVTAKSSGTFMLRR from the coding sequence ATGACATCAAACTCAAATAACACTACGTATTTTGGATTGACCATCCCGTTTTTAGCTCACTTAGGGGTTGTTCCTGAGTATGCCGAAGGGGGGAAGTCGCGCATTAGCCTGGTCATCAAACCAGAATTTGAGAATAGCTTTCAGATTGCTCATGGCGGTGTTGTCATGACCCTTCTGGACTTTGCGATGGGGGCGGCAGCTCGCAGTACTGTGAACCAGCAACTTGGCGCTATGACCATTGACATGAACGTCAGCTTCCTGCGCCCAAGTATTGGCAAGATTGTGGTGGAGGGCAGTGTTCTGAAGTTTGGTAAGACGATTCATTACTGCGAGGCCGTCGTATTGAATGAGGCTGGTGAAGTTACTGCTAAATCTAGCGGTACATTTATGCTGAGAAGGTAA
- a CDS encoding H-NS family nucleoid-associated regulatory protein, translating into MSSYKELLAQRELLDKQIKEAVLREKADGIAKAKLIIEQYDLSASDLFSRKTGARSSGAKVAPKYRNPSTGDTWTGRGKAPKWIEGRDRSNFLI; encoded by the coding sequence ATGTCATCATATAAAGAGTTGTTAGCCCAACGTGAATTGTTGGATAAACAGATTAAAGAAGCAGTTTTACGTGAAAAGGCTGATGGGATTGCTAAAGCTAAACTCATCATTGAGCAATACGACTTAAGCGCTTCAGACTTATTCAGCCGTAAAACTGGTGCGCGCAGTTCTGGTGCTAAGGTTGCTCCAAAGTACCGCAATCCCTCTACTGGTGATACTTGGACTGGTCGCGGTAAGGCGCCAAAATGGATTGAAGGTAGAGATCGCAGTAACTTCTTAATATAA
- a CDS encoding excisionase family DNA-binding protein: MKAITPELEYLSTRQSAKVLQVSLGTVQKMVELGELIAWKTRGGHRRILASSLEQQLARRKRAMRQKTTQNCIAMGIFRRAENSHELIESIQCWQLKVDMEVSVDSLEGLMKAVSISPDLIFLDALIPPVEQVHLIHYLSKNRDTQRIPILVDEGFIRLHPGVIGLADENTVRVKTRYPEVLQEELENGLIDQNPLIIGYPATNPEFENTVGDKNRHELLEPIFIQALNRKCA, translated from the coding sequence ATGAAAGCGATTACCCCAGAATTGGAATATCTAAGCACCCGTCAAAGCGCAAAAGTGCTACAGGTATCACTTGGCACAGTCCAGAAAATGGTTGAATTAGGTGAATTAATCGCCTGGAAGACGCGTGGGGGTCACCGGCGCATCTTGGCAAGCTCTCTAGAGCAGCAACTTGCTCGTCGTAAAAGAGCAATGCGCCAAAAGACTACTCAAAACTGCATTGCCATGGGGATATTCAGAAGGGCTGAAAATAGCCATGAATTAATCGAATCCATTCAATGCTGGCAGCTAAAGGTGGATATGGAAGTATCTGTTGATAGCCTTGAGGGTCTAATGAAGGCAGTTTCAATTTCCCCCGACCTCATATTCCTAGACGCCCTGATTCCACCAGTTGAGCAAGTGCATCTCATCCATTACTTGAGCAAAAACAGGGATACACAGCGCATTCCCATTTTGGTAGACGAGGGATTTATTCGCCTTCATCCTGGGGTTATCGGCCTGGCCGATGAAAATACAGTTCGCGTAAAGACGCGCTACCCAGAAGTTCTGCAAGAGGAGCTTGAAAATGGCCTGATTGACCAAAATCCTCTGATTATTGGCTATCCAGCTACTAATCCAGAGTTTGAGAATACCGTGGGGGATAAAAATCGCCACGAACTCTTAGAGCCTATATTTATTCAGGCGCTCAATAGAAAGTGCGCCTAG